The following proteins are encoded in a genomic region of Hymenobacter siberiensis:
- a CDS encoding quinol:cytochrome C oxidoreductase, translating to MATLTHHESATAEQLVVTDGARKTFIAIIVTGVVLLIIGILAQVMGWGAAEHSEAAGHAAAAHGAVHEEGSSVLVKRVLVSLWHSNLFFLGVSTVGTVFMAINYVAYAGWSVMVKRISEALSAWVIPGGVIMLIVFLVGRHDIFHWTHEGIMDKGSPNYDAIIAGKSGFLNLPFYLIRTIIYIGIWAYFSWKLRRLSLQEDLNGGTVWFHKSINASALFLVLYAVTSSMSAWDWVMSVDTHWFSTMFGWYVFASWWVSGIAAIALTAIFLKQAGYLRALNASHIHDLGKLMFGFSIFWTYVWFSQFMLIWYANLPEEAVYFNQRLGGFEGRYTFLFFFNIAINFVFPFLGLMTRDAKRQMIIMKIVAIAILCGHWSDFYLMLMPGTLRGDNGFLIEIGIAAIFLGAFLILFTRRLASASLVPVNHPFLDESIHHTT from the coding sequence ATGGCAACTCTGACGCACCACGAAAGCGCCACGGCTGAACAGCTCGTCGTTACGGATGGCGCCCGTAAAACATTTATTGCCATCATCGTCACCGGTGTGGTATTACTCATTATTGGTATCCTGGCTCAGGTAATGGGCTGGGGGGCAGCCGAGCATAGCGAAGCTGCAGGTCATGCAGCCGCTGCGCACGGTGCCGTCCATGAAGAGGGTAGTTCCGTGTTGGTTAAGCGCGTGCTTGTAAGCCTCTGGCACAGCAACCTGTTTTTCCTAGGCGTGTCCACCGTTGGTACGGTGTTCATGGCCATCAACTACGTAGCTTACGCTGGCTGGTCGGTAATGGTGAAGCGCATTTCCGAAGCCCTTAGCGCCTGGGTTATTCCGGGTGGTGTGATTATGCTTATTGTTTTTCTGGTTGGTCGTCACGACATTTTCCACTGGACCCACGAGGGCATCATGGACAAAGGCAGCCCGAACTACGATGCTATCATCGCCGGTAAAAGCGGTTTCCTGAACCTGCCTTTCTACCTCATCCGCACTATCATCTACATCGGTATCTGGGCTTACTTCAGCTGGAAGCTGCGTCGGCTGTCGCTGCAAGAGGACCTTAATGGTGGTACTGTTTGGTTTCACAAAAGCATCAATGCTTCAGCGCTGTTTCTGGTACTGTACGCGGTTACTTCGTCGATGTCGGCCTGGGACTGGGTGATGTCAGTTGACACTCACTGGTTCAGCACCATGTTCGGCTGGTACGTTTTCGCTTCGTGGTGGGTATCCGGCATTGCAGCTATTGCACTGACTGCGATTTTCCTGAAGCAAGCTGGTTACCTGCGCGCCTTGAACGCCAGCCATATCCACGACCTGGGTAAGCTGATGTTCGGTTTCAGCATTTTCTGGACCTATGTATGGTTCTCGCAGTTCATGTTGATTTGGTATGCAAACCTTCCCGAGGAAGCCGTTTACTTTAATCAGCGCCTCGGTGGCTTTGAAGGCCGCTACACTTTCCTGTTCTTCTTCAATATCGCAATCAACTTCGTTTTCCCCTTCCTGGGGTTGATGACCCGCGATGCGAAGCGCCAGATGATTATCATGAAAATCGTTGCCATCGCCATTTTGTGTGGCCACTGGTCCGACTTTTATTTGATGCTGATGCCGGGCACTTTGCGTGGTGATAATGGGTTCTTGATTGAGATTGGTATTGCTGCAATCTTCCTTGGGGCGTTCCTCATCTTGTTTACGCGTCGTCTGGCTTCGGCTTCTTTGGTACCGGTTAATCACCCGTTCCTCGACGAGAGCATTCACCACACTACCTAG
- a CDS encoding c-type cytochrome, which translates to MTHPLTLSLRVSALLLSLGLATTACTHDGNDPGVEYAPEMYESIPYEPLRQTTFNTVNSFGINERTPANGTVPRGKLNYFDHIPKDSVRIAERVLHNPYAYTKANLEEGKVLYTRICSHCHGEQGNGQGPVGIIFKGVPNYSAGAYKTMNDGHIYHVIQWGRNRMMPHGSQVNPEERWKIAMYVHVLQLGEGPDALSKLISKGPTNTTTSDSTETKDATNTAPVGQAQAGTGAETPGEGKTQATNGTAN; encoded by the coding sequence ATGACGCATCCGCTGACCCTGAGCCTGCGCGTTTCGGCGCTGCTGCTGTCCCTGGGACTGGCCACCACGGCCTGCACCCACGACGGAAACGACCCCGGCGTAGAATATGCCCCGGAGATGTACGAATCCATCCCCTACGAGCCCTTGCGCCAGACCACGTTTAACACCGTGAATTCGTTTGGTATCAACGAGCGCACTCCTGCAAACGGAACTGTGCCCCGTGGCAAGCTCAACTATTTCGACCACATCCCGAAGGATAGTGTACGAATTGCGGAGCGGGTGCTTCACAACCCTTATGCATATACCAAGGCTAACCTGGAAGAAGGCAAAGTGCTCTACACGCGCATTTGCTCGCACTGCCACGGTGAGCAAGGCAATGGCCAGGGTCCGGTTGGTATTATCTTCAAAGGTGTGCCAAACTACTCGGCTGGTGCTTATAAGACGATGAATGATGGCCACATCTATCACGTCATCCAGTGGGGCCGCAACCGCATGATGCCTCATGGCTCGCAGGTGAATCCCGAAGAGCGGTGGAAAATTGCCATGTATGTGCACGTTCTGCAACTTGGAGAAGGCCCTGATGCACTCAGCAAGCTGATTTCTAAAGGCCCGACCAACACGACTACCAGCGACTCGACTGAAACGAAAGATGCCACCAACACTGCCCCCGTAGGGCAGGCACAGGCTGGCACCGGAGCTGAAACCCCCGGCGAAGGCAAAACCCAAGCAACTAACGGCACCGCCAACTAA
- a CDS encoding DUF3341 domain-containing protein: MTKRFALGIFEDEDVLLHAVENVRAAGVKIHDVFSPYPVHGIDDALGIERSRLPIAAFFFGMTGLAFSLWMQIYMLGFDWPMIIGGKPHISLPAFVPVAFELTVFFTCHGMAITFFTITGLYPRFKVPVMDVRATDDKFVMAIELDETSSQFPRLTQLLRENGASEVNQKEMTNN; this comes from the coding sequence ATGACTAAGCGCTTCGCCCTTGGCATCTTCGAAGACGAGGATGTACTGCTGCACGCCGTTGAGAACGTGCGCGCCGCCGGTGTGAAAATCCACGACGTGTTTTCGCCTTACCCGGTGCACGGCATCGACGATGCGCTCGGCATCGAACGTTCGCGCCTGCCTATTGCTGCCTTCTTCTTTGGCATGACGGGCCTGGCCTTCTCACTGTGGATGCAGATTTACATGCTCGGTTTCGACTGGCCGATGATTATCGGTGGTAAGCCGCACATTTCACTGCCCGCTTTTGTACCGGTGGCTTTCGAATTGACGGTGTTCTTCACCTGTCACGGCATGGCTATTACCTTCTTTACAATTACGGGTTTGTATCCGCGCTTTAAGGTACCGGTGATGGACGTACGCGCCACCGACGACAAGTTCGTAATGGCCATCGAACTGGATGAAACCAGCTCGCAATTTCCCCGGCTGACCCAGCTGCTGCGCGAGAACGGCGCTTCGGAAGTCAACCAAAAAGAAATGACCAACAACTAA
- the nrfD gene encoding NrfD/PsrC family molybdoenzyme membrane anchor subunit: MQHVSAVREPLVTGGKTLHDVTQDICYQVEAKPNLRWMAALSVALFFLGVFFYSVYRTVWYGIGEWGLNKTVNWAWDITNFVWWVGIGHAGTLISAVLLLFRQKWRSSINRAAEAMTIFAVICAAMFPVLHMGRPWLAFYVFPLQNTLGSLWANFNSPLLWDVFAISTYFTVSLVFWYIGLIPDFASIRDRAKGPIAKFSYSMLSFGWKGSAKAWSRYETVSLILAGVSTPLVLSVHTIVSMDFATSVVPGWHTTIFPPYFVAGAIFSGFAMVLTLMLITRVVFRLEDYITLEHIALMNKIMMVTGSIVGVAYITEFFIAWYSQVEFEQYAFINRATGPYWWAYASMMTCNVITPQLVWFRRVRYSIPLTFALSIVVNIGMWFERFVIIVTSLHRDYLPSSWAMFSPTIIDIGLYVGTLGLFFTLFLLFAKFFPVINMAEVKAILKYTVDNGPTYNPSKAHHAPVQTSTPGVPASAPVTYNQHD, translated from the coding sequence ATGCAGCACGTATCAGCCGTACGCGAGCCGCTCGTAACTGGCGGTAAGACGTTACACGACGTAACGCAAGACATCTGCTATCAGGTAGAAGCCAAGCCCAACCTCCGTTGGATGGCTGCTCTGAGCGTGGCGCTGTTCTTTCTGGGAGTGTTCTTCTACTCCGTATACCGCACCGTATGGTACGGCATCGGCGAGTGGGGCCTGAACAAAACCGTGAACTGGGCTTGGGACATCACCAACTTCGTGTGGTGGGTAGGTATCGGCCACGCCGGTACGCTGATTTCGGCGGTACTGCTGTTGTTTCGTCAGAAATGGCGGAGCTCCATCAACCGCGCCGCCGAAGCCATGACCATCTTCGCCGTAATCTGCGCCGCCATGTTCCCGGTGTTGCACATGGGTCGTCCATGGTTGGCATTCTACGTATTCCCATTGCAAAACACGCTGGGTTCGCTGTGGGCCAACTTTAACTCGCCGCTGCTCTGGGACGTATTCGCCATCTCGACCTACTTCACTGTGTCGCTGGTGTTCTGGTACATTGGTCTGATTCCTGACTTCGCTTCGATTCGTGACCGTGCCAAGGGGCCTATCGCCAAGTTCAGCTACTCTATGCTGAGCTTCGGCTGGAAAGGCTCGGCCAAAGCTTGGTCGCGTTACGAAACGGTTTCGCTGATTCTGGCTGGTGTTTCGACCCCGCTGGTACTCTCGGTACACACCATTGTATCGATGGACTTTGCTACCTCGGTAGTACCGGGCTGGCACACCACCATCTTCCCGCCCTACTTCGTAGCTGGTGCAATCTTCTCGGGTTTCGCTATGGTGCTTACCCTGATGCTGATTACCCGTGTGGTTTTCCGCCTCGAAGATTACATCACGCTGGAGCATATCGCTCTCATGAACAAAATCATGATGGTAACCGGCTCCATCGTGGGTGTGGCTTACATCACGGAATTCTTTATCGCCTGGTACTCGCAGGTTGAATTTGAGCAGTACGCTTTCATCAACCGCGCTACCGGCCCTTACTGGTGGGCTTACGCTTCGATGATGACCTGCAACGTAATTACGCCGCAGTTGGTGTGGTTCCGCCGCGTACGCTACAGCATTCCGCTCACGTTCGCACTGTCGATTGTGGTTAACATCGGCATGTGGTTCGAGCGCTTTGTAATCATCGTGACCTCGCTGCACCGCGACTACCTGCCGTCGAGCTGGGCAATGTTCTCGCCTACGATTATCGATATCGGCCTGTACGTTGGTACGCTCGGCCTGTTCTTCACGCTGTTCCTGCTCTTTGCTAAGTTCTTCCCTGTGATTAACATGGCCGAGGTGAAAGCCATCTTGAAGTACACCGTTGATAACGGTCCGACTTACAACCCCTCAAAGGCGCACCACGCCCCTGTTCAAACTTCTACGCCAGGTGTGCCTGCTTCGGCTCCCGTAACTTATAACCAGCATGACTAA
- a CDS encoding TAT-variant-translocated molybdopterin oxidoreductase, with protein sequence MKYWKGIEELESAPEFMQSAFAEFMPVKESHESKDDTSAPRRDFLKLMGFGVGAAVLASCETPVIKAIPYLNKPEEIDPLISNFYASTYFIGSDYNAVLVKAREGRPIKLEGNPESPITKGGLSARAQAAVLSLYDGGRLQHFAIKGQKAEMKQVDQEIRTKLAGTTGRIAIVSHTIISPSTKKAIAEFAARYPNTTHVMYDAQSATGLLQANGGVVPGYDFSKANVIVSLGADFLGTWISPVEYAKQYVVNRKVSTDKRTMSRHFQFETAMSLTGSNADVRVPVKPSEQGAIALALYNAVVSGGSVSTSVPYGKQLATAAAELKASGSAGLVVSGSNDPAVQSLVTAINQALGNAGTTIDAASSNVRQGDDARMAALVNDMNNGSVGAVIFYNANPVFNHPMGDKVKAGIAKVPLTISFNDRLDETGSLCQYATPDSHWLESWNDFEPKTGFLSLSQPVITPLFTTRQAQESLLHWAGNNTTYYRFLRANWRGITPTDAAWDKVVHDGVAMGTALPAAPAMTAMSAAAAASQLSGAAKQNGVELALYEKVGLSADGCGANNPFLQELPDPISKATWGNYVAIPRAMAIANKWEQGDVVKVTANGHSIELPVLIQPGQTNGTVSIALGYGRTMAGKAGDRVGENAAPLALMANGIQYMNVVTLEKTSATSPIAQTQTHQTLMDRRPVVQENTLANYKKNPKEVTEYEKVSTPDGLEAPSKVSLWQDYQYNNHHWGMAVDLNSCIGCGSCVIGCQTENNTAVVGKQQVINRREMHWMRIDRYYSSDTHKSDFDTKGKVATYAAMEDPSENPQVIFQPMMCQQCNHAPCETVCPVLATTHSSEGLNQMTYNRCIGTRYCANNCPYKVRRFNWFSYYSNEKFEIVNGHMFTDLGRMVLNPDVTVRARGVMEKCSFCVQRIQLGKLEAKKQKRRPVDGEIVTACAQSCPTDAIVFGDMKDPKSRISKLLRREDGERAFHSLDSINVQPNVTYLTKIRNSESEFFSKEA encoded by the coding sequence ATGAAGTACTGGAAAGGAATTGAGGAACTGGAAAGCGCCCCGGAGTTCATGCAATCGGCCTTTGCCGAGTTCATGCCGGTAAAGGAAAGCCACGAGAGCAAAGACGATACCTCGGCTCCCCGCCGCGACTTCCTCAAGCTAATGGGTTTCGGCGTAGGTGCCGCCGTACTCGCTTCGTGCGAGACGCCGGTTATTAAGGCCATTCCGTATCTGAACAAGCCCGAGGAAATTGACCCGCTCATTTCCAACTTCTACGCTTCTACTTACTTCATTGGCTCGGACTACAACGCCGTATTAGTAAAGGCCCGCGAAGGCCGGCCGATTAAGCTGGAGGGTAACCCCGAGTCGCCCATCACCAAAGGTGGTCTGTCGGCCCGCGCTCAGGCCGCCGTGTTGAGCCTTTACGACGGTGGTCGTTTGCAGCACTTTGCCATCAAAGGTCAGAAGGCCGAGATGAAGCAGGTGGACCAGGAAATCCGTACGAAGCTGGCGGGTACCACGGGCCGCATTGCCATCGTGTCGCACACGATTATCAGCCCCAGCACGAAGAAGGCCATTGCCGAATTCGCAGCCCGCTACCCCAATACCACCCACGTCATGTATGATGCGCAGTCGGCCACCGGCCTGCTGCAAGCCAACGGCGGTGTGGTGCCCGGCTACGATTTCAGCAAAGCCAACGTCATCGTAAGCCTCGGTGCCGACTTCCTCGGTACCTGGATTTCGCCGGTAGAGTATGCCAAGCAGTACGTAGTCAACCGTAAGGTGAGCACGGACAAGCGCACCATGTCGCGCCACTTCCAGTTCGAGACTGCCATGTCGCTCACCGGCTCCAATGCCGACGTGCGTGTGCCGGTGAAGCCTTCGGAGCAGGGTGCAATAGCACTCGCACTGTACAATGCCGTGGTAAGCGGCGGCAGCGTTTCGACTTCCGTTCCTTATGGTAAGCAACTGGCTACTGCTGCTGCTGAGTTGAAGGCAAGCGGCAGCGCCGGCCTCGTGGTTTCGGGTTCGAACGACCCGGCCGTGCAGTCGCTGGTTACTGCCATCAACCAGGCGCTCGGTAATGCTGGCACCACCATCGATGCTGCTTCGAGCAACGTGCGTCAGGGCGACGACGCTCGTATGGCCGCGCTGGTAAACGACATGAATAATGGCAGCGTAGGTGCTGTTATTTTCTACAATGCCAACCCGGTGTTCAACCACCCGATGGGCGACAAGGTGAAGGCGGGCATTGCCAAAGTGCCGCTCACCATCTCGTTCAACGACCGTTTGGACGAAACCGGCAGCCTCTGCCAGTACGCTACCCCTGACAGCCACTGGCTGGAATCGTGGAACGACTTCGAGCCAAAAACTGGCTTCCTAAGCCTGTCTCAGCCGGTTATTACGCCACTGTTCACCACGCGTCAGGCTCAGGAAAGCCTGCTGCATTGGGCTGGTAACAATACGACTTACTACCGTTTCCTGCGCGCCAACTGGCGTGGTATCACCCCCACAGATGCTGCCTGGGATAAAGTGGTTCACGATGGTGTGGCTATGGGCACCGCCCTGCCCGCTGCTCCGGCCATGACGGCTATGAGCGCCGCCGCCGCTGCCTCGCAGTTGAGCGGCGCCGCCAAGCAGAATGGCGTTGAGCTGGCCCTCTACGAAAAAGTAGGACTTAGTGCTGATGGCTGCGGAGCTAACAACCCCTTCCTGCAGGAACTGCCTGACCCAATTTCGAAAGCAACCTGGGGTAACTATGTAGCCATACCCCGCGCCATGGCTATTGCCAATAAGTGGGAGCAGGGCGACGTAGTAAAGGTGACGGCTAACGGCCACAGCATTGAGCTGCCCGTACTGATTCAGCCCGGCCAGACCAACGGCACCGTGAGCATCGCCCTCGGCTACGGCCGTACAATGGCTGGCAAAGCCGGTGATAGAGTAGGTGAAAATGCTGCTCCGCTGGCATTGATGGCTAATGGTATTCAGTACATGAACGTGGTGACACTGGAAAAGACCAGTGCAACCTCGCCCATCGCGCAGACCCAGACGCACCAGACGCTGATGGACCGCCGCCCGGTAGTGCAGGAGAACACGCTGGCCAATTACAAGAAGAATCCGAAAGAAGTAACTGAGTACGAAAAAGTTTCTACGCCCGATGGCTTGGAAGCGCCCAGCAAAGTATCGCTGTGGCAGGACTACCAGTACAACAACCACCACTGGGGCATGGCCGTGGACCTCAACTCGTGCATTGGCTGCGGCTCGTGCGTGATTGGGTGCCAGACCGAAAACAACACCGCCGTAGTGGGCAAGCAGCAGGTTATCAACCGCCGCGAGATGCACTGGATGCGTATCGACCGCTATTACAGCTCGGATACGCACAAGAGCGACTTCGATACCAAAGGCAAAGTGGCTACTTATGCCGCCATGGAAGACCCTTCGGAGAATCCGCAGGTTATTTTCCAGCCGATGATGTGTCAGCAGTGCAACCACGCACCCTGCGAAACGGTGTGCCCGGTACTGGCTACCACGCACAGCTCGGAAGGCCTCAACCAGATGACTTACAACCGTTGCATCGGCACGCGCTACTGCGCCAACAACTGCCCGTACAAAGTGCGTCGCTTCAACTGGTTCTCGTACTATTCGAATGAGAAGTTTGAAATCGTGAACGGTCATATGTTCACTGACCTTGGCCGTATGGTGCTGAACCCGGACGTAACGGTTCGTGCCCGCGGTGTGATGGAGAAATGCTCGTTCTGCGTGCAGCGCATTCAACTCGGTAAGCTCGAAGCCAAAAAGCAGAAGCGCCGCCCGGTTGATGGCGAGATTGTAACCGCCTGCGCCCAGTCGTGCCCCACCGATGCCATCGTGTTCGGTGATATGAAAGACCCTAAAAGCCGTATCAGCAAGCTCCTCCGTCGCGAAGATGGTGAGCGTGCTTTCCACTCGCTCGACTCCATCAACGTGCAGCCGAACGTGACGTACCTGACTAAGATTCGGAATTCCGAGTCGGAGTTCTTTAGCAAAGAAGCTTAA
- a CDS encoding cytochrome c3 family protein, which translates to MNSIRLRSLPHLLLALVLTFAGIQQASAQAPADVKKDGVVPGATAAATPATAVAPAAGGGDAAAIAAGDALFKGNCAQCHAVNEQVVGPALGGITKRRPISWILPWIKNSSKVVASGDDYAVALYNKFNKQQMPSFALSDKEITSIVAYITSEEGKTAAVAGGVPATGAAADGSAAGGTEAGAGKYMDILLIVLVVVLIVLVVTLVIIGNLMKDVLRGRKDLDGRDIEILEQRFDWGKFYRSPVLRGIVGVVFALVLLYEGVQSVMAVGLNQGYQPTQPIAFSHKLHAGTNQINCAYCHTSVYKSKSANIPSANICMNCHSQIKTESPEIKKIYRAIERKQPIQWVRIHNLPDLAYFNHSQHTQVAGLQCQTCHGPIQNMEVVYQYSALTMGWCINCHREMPLNTKDNKYYDNLVKLHDTKNAGAPFTVSSNGGTECSKCHY; encoded by the coding sequence ATGAATAGCATTCGACTTCGTTCGTTACCTCATTTGTTGCTGGCACTAGTGCTCACGTTTGCTGGCATCCAGCAGGCTTCGGCCCAGGCACCCGCCGATGTTAAAAAGGATGGGGTAGTTCCCGGCGCCACCGCCGCAGCTACTCCCGCAACCGCTGTTGCTCCGGCTGCCGGCGGTGGCGATGCTGCTGCCATCGCCGCCGGCGATGCGCTTTTCAAAGGCAACTGTGCCCAGTGCCACGCTGTGAATGAGCAGGTAGTTGGTCCCGCCCTCGGTGGCATCACCAAGCGTCGTCCCATCTCCTGGATTTTGCCCTGGATTAAGAACTCCAGCAAAGTAGTAGCCAGCGGCGATGATTATGCCGTAGCGCTCTACAACAAGTTCAACAAACAGCAGATGCCCTCCTTCGCCCTGTCGGACAAGGAAATCACTTCTATCGTTGCGTACATCACTTCGGAAGAAGGCAAAACCGCTGCTGTAGCCGGTGGTGTTCCTGCCACCGGTGCTGCTGCCGATGGATCTGCTGCTGGCGGTACCGAAGCCGGTGCGGGCAAATACATGGACATCCTCCTCATTGTCCTTGTAGTAGTGCTGATTGTGCTGGTGGTAACCCTCGTTATCATTGGTAACCTGATGAAGGATGTACTGCGTGGTCGCAAAGACCTCGACGGCCGCGACATCGAAATTCTGGAGCAGCGCTTCGACTGGGGTAAGTTTTACCGCTCGCCCGTATTGCGTGGTATTGTAGGTGTCGTTTTCGCGCTTGTTTTACTTTACGAAGGTGTGCAAAGCGTAATGGCCGTTGGCTTGAACCAGGGCTACCAGCCCACGCAGCCCATTGCTTTCTCGCACAAGCTGCACGCTGGCACCAACCAGATTAACTGCGCCTACTGCCACACGTCGGTATACAAGAGCAAATCCGCCAACATTCCTTCGGCCAACATCTGTATGAACTGCCACTCGCAGATTAAGACAGAGTCGCCCGAAATCAAGAAAATCTACCGCGCTATCGAGCGCAAGCAGCCAATTCAGTGGGTTCGTATTCACAACCTGCCTGATTTGGCTTACTTCAACCACTCGCAGCACACGCAGGTGGCTGGCCTCCAGTGCCAGACCTGCCACGGCCCCATCCAGAACATGGAAGTGGTATACCAATACTCGGCCCTCACCATGGGCTGGTGCATCAATTGCCACCGCGAGATGCCCCTCAATACGAAGGACAACAAGTACTACGACAACCTCGTGAAGCTGCACGACACCAAGAATGCCGGCGCTCCCTTCACCGTGTCGTCGAACGGCGGCACCGAGTGCTCGAAGTGCCACTACTAA
- the rpsF gene encoding 30S ribosomal protein S6, with product MEQRNYETVFIVTPVLNESQVQETVEKFTQVLKENSAALLSNEAWGLRKLAYPIQKKNTGYYFCLSYTGEGNIVDVLELAFRRDERVIRFLTTVLDKHAVEYNARRRNGEMNQQKAAKETEAVAQ from the coding sequence ATGGAACAAAGAAATTACGAGACGGTCTTCATCGTAACTCCCGTATTGAACGAGAGCCAGGTGCAAGAAACGGTCGAGAAGTTCACTCAGGTGCTTAAGGAAAATAGCGCCGCCCTTTTGTCAAACGAAGCCTGGGGCCTGCGCAAGCTGGCTTACCCGATTCAAAAGAAGAACACAGGCTACTATTTCTGCCTGTCGTACACTGGCGAAGGCAACATCGTAGACGTGCTCGAACTGGCTTTCCGCCGCGACGAGCGTGTTATTCGTTTCCTCACGACCGTGCTCGATAAGCACGCCGTGGAGTACAACGCCCGCCGCCGCAACGGCGAAATGAACCAGCAGAAGGCTGCCAAAGAAACCGAAGCCGTAGCCCAATAA
- the rpsR gene encoding 30S ribosomal protein S18, which produces MNKPQDTRKKYCRFKKNGIKYVDYKDPNFLLKFVNEQGRVLPRRLTGTSLKFQRKVTQAIAKARHLALMPYVADALK; this is translated from the coding sequence ATGAACAAGCCGCAGGACACTCGTAAGAAATATTGCCGCTTCAAGAAGAACGGCATCAAGTACGTGGACTACAAAGACCCGAACTTCCTGCTGAAGTTTGTGAACGAGCAGGGCCGCGTGCTGCCCCGTCGCCTCACCGGCACCAGCCTGAAATTCCAGCGCAAAGTGACTCAGGCCATCGCTAAGGCCCGCCACTTGGCCCTGATGCCGTACGTAGCCGACGCCCTGAAATAA
- the rplI gene encoding 50S ribosomal protein L9 → MEIILKDDVKGLGYKNDIVTVKSGYGRNFLLPQGLAMLADKTNKKITAENVRQAAHKADKIKGDAQAIADQIGNMVLEIPAKVGESGKIFGRVTTLQLAEALKAKGVDIDRKRLSFDQEPASAGDYTATANLHKEVKHTINFRVVAE, encoded by the coding sequence ATGGAAATCATCCTCAAAGACGACGTTAAGGGCCTCGGGTACAAGAACGACATCGTGACCGTGAAATCGGGCTACGGTCGCAACTTCCTGTTGCCGCAGGGTCTGGCCATGCTGGCCGACAAGACGAATAAAAAAATCACGGCCGAGAACGTGCGTCAAGCCGCTCACAAAGCCGATAAAATCAAAGGTGACGCTCAAGCCATTGCCGACCAGATTGGTAACATGGTGCTGGAAATCCCCGCTAAGGTGGGTGAGAGCGGCAAAATCTTTGGTCGCGTAACCACGCTGCAATTGGCCGAAGCGCTGAAAGCCAAGGGTGTGGACATCGACCGTAAGCGTTTGTCGTTCGACCAAGAGCCTGCTTCGGCTGGTGATTACACCGCCACGGCTAACCTGCACAAGGAAGTGAAGCACACGATTAACTTCCGCGTAGTAGCCGAGTAG